Within Caminibacter pacificus, the genomic segment TTCAAAATTAAACACTAAAGGATCAATAGTCCAATAATTACCTATTGTAAAATTAAAATTTGTGAAATTTTTATTTTTTCTATTATTATCAAATTGAATATTTTCTATTGCATTTGTAGTAATTTTTAAATAATATGCAGGAGTTTCAGTTTCTTGTTTTATGTTATACAATGTACCGATACTTAAATAATTAAATCCTTTTTGATAAATAGTTTTATAAGGCTCATTCAAAGATTTTAAAAAAGAAAAATAATAGTCAATAGTAGCAATAAAAGATAATTTTTCATTAACTGAATATTTGAATGACATATAAGTATCAATATATTCTTTTAACTGATTATTTACACTATTAACAGGAACTTTTACAAAATCACCATTCAAAGTTTTCAAGACAATCAAATTAGTATTACTATTTGAAGAACAAGAATTAATATAATTAAATCCGGTTGAAATATTAATTTTATTATTGTCCTCTATTGTAAACATTTTCCCAAACAATAAAAAAGGGAAAGGGAATAATAAAAAGAATATTTTTTTCATTTTTTAAAATTGATACTCTAAATTTAATGTAGTTCCATATGTGTATTTTATGTCTTTATGATTTATATATGTATAAATTTCTTTTAAATTTAGAGACCAATGAGTACCAAAGTTATATAATAATCCAGCCTTTAAATTAAAACCAAACTTATTATCATAAACTCCATTATCATCACCTATTTCAATAAAATTTATACCACACCCTACAAAAGGCATAAAATTTACATCATTAAATATAAATTTATCGTAATTTAATGAGTAAGAAAATAATCCTAAATCATTTTGTGTATCAAAATTTAAATTAGAAAGATTTAAATAAAATCTATCCTTATTATTTTTATAACCAAAATCAGTTGAAATATTAAACCCATTATATTTTTTACTTTTGCAAACTCCTAAACCAACACTAACATATTTTTTATAATCGTTTGAAAATGACATACCAAACAAAAAAACAAAAAAAGAAAAGAAAAAAATAATTTTTTTCATTATAGCTCCTTTACCATGCAATAGAATAAGCAAAACCTTGAAAAGTAGGATAAATTGCACCTCCAGTATATATAGCTCCAATTACACCAATTGCCTGTAAAGCAAGTCTATATCTTCTCCATCTCGGTATTCTTCTAATTTTTTTATAAATAGAATGGCTCCAATGTCTAATTGAATGTCCGAAATGTCTAAGAGAATGTCTAAAGTGTTTAAACCAACCTGCACCTTTTATTTTCGTCATATCGGTTTTATTTAACAAAACAATTTCAGAAGATTTAACACCACTAAAAGCAAAATCAATATCATTCTGCTTTAGATTTGAAGCAGAAGCAAGTCCGACACTAAAAAATAATACCAACAAAACTTTAAGTACTTTTTTCATCACTTCCTCCTTTTGAAATATTTAGGAGGCTATTATACTCTCTCTCTCTAAAAGTCAAGGTTTTTCACTGACACTTTTGATTGAAAAAAAGAAAAAATGAAGAAAAAAGAGGATTATTCATCCTCTCCGTGTTCAAGTTTGAGGTCTCTGTCTTTGTGATAGAACATACCAGTACCAACAGGTACAACCCTACCAAGTACGATGTTTTCTTTGAAGTCTTCAAGGTAATCGAATTTTCCTTGAATACTTGCTTCCGTAAGAACTCTTGTCGTTTCTTGGAACGATGCCGCCGAAATAAAGCTGTCACTTTGAATCGCAGCTCTTGTAATACCTACAAGCACAGGTTCCGCAATAGCCGGCTCTCCACCGAATTTTTTAATTCTTTCGTTTTCTTCGTTAAACATTTTTCTACTTACCAAATCGCCTTCGATAAATTTAGTATCGCCGCTATCTACGATTCTTACTTGTCTTAGCATCTGATTTACGATAAGTTCGATATGTTTATCGTTGATATTAACCCCTTGGAGTCTATATACTTTTTGAACTTCGCTAACGATATATTGTTGTAACGCTTTTTCTCCAAGGATATTTAAAATATCATAACTTGAAACTTGTCCGTCAGTGAGTCTCTCACCCGCATGAACGAAATCTCCCTCATGCACCAAGATTTGTCTATCCGCCGGTACAAGATATTCTTTTACGCTTGTTTCACCTTCTACGATAAGTCTTTGTTTACCTCTAATAGATTTACCGAATTTCACATATCCGTCAATTTCACTGATAATTGCAGGTGATTTAGGTCTTCTTGCTTCGAATAATTCGTTAACTCTCGGAAGACCCCCTGTAATATCCGTTGATTTTGCAACCGCTTTTGGTGTTTTAGCAAGGATATCCCCTTGTTTAACTTCAGTACCTTCTTGTACGTGAATAACCGTTTTAGGCTCAAGTACGTATTCGTATACTTTGTCTTTTGCCGCAAGAAGGATTCTCGGATGATATCCTTTTGGTAAATACTCTTTTACGATAATTCTTGACTCACCCGTAAGCTCGTCAATTTGAGTCGTAACCGTAAATCCGTCGATAACGTCTTCGAATTTAACAACGCCGTCAGCTTCAGCTAAGATTGGGTTAGCAAACGGATCCCACTCCGCAACCACTTTGCTCTCACCGCTAATCGGCTCCGCAATTACTTCGCCGGCTTTTACTTCTGCATTATCGTCTTTTAGAATTTTAGAACCTCTAACGATATAATATCTATCCGCCTCTCTGTCGTTTGCATCAACAACTACAGCAAACAGACCTTTAAATTCATTGTCATATCCGATTTCAGTTCCGGCTTTTAGGTCATAAACTCTTTCAAGATGATCACCTGTCAATTTATAGTATTTAATAATACCGCTTGCTTTACTTTCAACTTTTTGAGGTACCGGCTCGTTATCCGCAACTTTAAGCTCCGCACCGTAAGGTATCCTTTGAGGTACGTACCAAGCTTCTTTGATTACCTCAACGATAGCGTCGTCTTTATTTACTTTTTGGTCTTTGTAAGGAATATATAGTTTTCCTTCCGTTTTACCTGCAATACCTGCAAGCTCGGTACCTTTTACGATATCGTTTTTTCTTAAAGAATATCTTTTGATACTTCCATCATCACAATGTACTTCGATAATCACTTCTTCGTGTTGAGTTTCAACTTTTACGATTCCGTCACACGGCGCTTTTAGCTTAGGCTCCACCAACAATACAGCCGCATTACGTCTGTTTGCAACGATTCTTTTTCCGTCTCTATCATATGTTTCGATATTGTAGTATCTGATATATCCGTATTTGCTCGCTACGATTTGTCTTTCTTCTTGCGTACTTCCCGCAATACCACCGGTATGGAACGTTCTAAGTGTCAGCTGAGTACCGGGCTCACCGATTGATTGAGCTGCGATAATACCTACGGCTTCACCTACTTTTACAAGTTTTCTCTCAGCCAAGTTCATTCCGTAACATTTAGCACAGATTCCCTTAGGCGCTTTACAAGTAAGAGCACTTCTGACTTTTACAGACTTAACACCTTTTCTTACAATCTCTTTCGCTTCTTCTTCAGTAATTAGCGTACCCTCAGTAAATAACACTTCGTTAGTAATAGGGTCATATACGTCATCCGCAAGTACTCTTCCGTAAATTCTCTCTTCAAGAGACTCAACCAATGTCGAACCGTCGGTAATATCCGTAACTTCAACACCTTCGTGAGTACCGCAATCTTGCATTGTAACTCTAAAGTTTTGAGATACGTCAACAAGTTTTCTTGTAAGATATCCCGCACTCGCCGTTTTAAGAGCCGTATCCGCAAGACCTTTTCTCGCACCGTGAGTCGAAATAAAGAACTCAAGTACGTTCAGACCTTCTTTAAAGTTCGAAATAATTGGAGTCTCGATAATTTCTCCGTTAGGTTTTGCCATAAGACCCCTCATACCTGCAAGCTGTTTAATCTGAGACGCACTACCTCTTGCTCCCGAATCCGCCATCATATAAATTGAGTTGAATCCGTCTTTGTCTTTTTTCATAATTTCAAGAAGTTTTTCTTTAATATCGTTATCCACTTTTGTCCAGATATCGATAATTTTGTTGTATCTTTCTTGCTCTGTTAAAAGACCTTTTTTATATTGCTCTTGAACTTCTTTTACTTTTTGCAATGCTTCTTGAATAATTTTAGGTTTGTCTTCAGGTACGATAATATCAGCCATAGAGATAGATACCCCGACTTTCGCAGCATATCTGAAACCTAAATCTTTCAATTTATCAAGGAATTCGGCAGTTACTTTAAGTCCGCCCACTTTATATACATAATCAACCAACGCCGAAATGTCTTTTTTCTTCATGATTTTATTATACATCTCAACCGGTACGAAATCAGGCGTAATTGAGTGTAAAATCATTCTACCAGGCGTAGTTTCTACTATTTCGCCTTTTACTTTTACTTTGATTTTCGCATGTAAATCAACAGCACCTTCATCAAAAGCAATAAGCACTTCTTCCGGACTTGCGAATAGTTTATGTTCGCCTTTTACGCCGTCTTTGATTAGTGAAATATAATAAACACCAAGTACCATATCTTGGCTTGGTACAGCAATAGCTTTACCTGATGCCGGTAATAGAATGTTCATACTACTTAACATTAAAATTTTAGCTTCCGCAATCGCTTCTTGAGATAAAGGTACGTGTACCGCCATTTGGTCACCGTCGAAGTCGGCGTTAAACGCCGCACAAACAAGCGGATGCAATTGAATCGCATTTCCGTCGATTAGTACCGGGTGGAACGCCTGAATAGATAATTTATGAAGTGTTGGCGCCCTGTTTAACAATACCGGATATTGATCTACCACTTCTTGCAAACATTCCCAAACTTCCGGAGTTTTTTCTTCGATATGTTTTTTTGCTTGTTTGATAGTTGTTGCGTAACCTTTCTCTTCAAGTTTACCGATTAGATGAGGCTTGAATAATTCAAGCGCCATTTTTTTAGGAAGACCGCATTGATCCATTCTTAGATTTGGTCCCACAACAATAACGCTTCTTCCTGAATAGTCAACCCTTTTACCAAGAAGGTTTTGTCTGAATCTTCCCGTTTTACCTTTAATAATATCACTTAAAGATTTAAGAGGTCTTTTGTTCGCGCCTTTAATAGTGTTACCTCTTCTTCCGTTATCAAATAGTGCGTCAACCGCTTCCTGAAGCATTCTTTTTTCGTTTCTGATAATAATTTCAGGCGCGTCAAGTTCGATTAATCTTTTAAGTCTTTGGTTTCTGTGAATAACTCTTCTATAAAGGTCGTTAACATCAGCTACCGCGAATTTACCTCCGTCAAGTGCTACAAGAGGTCTTAAATCAGGCGGTAATACCGGAATAACAGACATAATCATCCACTCAGGTCTATTGTCGCTATTTAGGAATCCTTCTACGATTTTAAGTTTTTTAACAATCTCTTTTTTTCTCGCTTCACTTTTTGTGTTTTTAAGCTCTTCTTTTAGAGAATAATACATTTCTGGCAGGTCTAATTCTTCAAGCATTTTTCTGATAATCTCAGCACCCATTTCAGCATGGAAACCGGTATCTCCGTATAACTCTACAAGTTTTCGGTATTCTTCTTCAACTAATACGTCACCTCTTTTTACAGGTGCATCGCCAGGTTCGTAAACAACATACGCTTCATAATAAAGAACTCTCTCAAGGTCTTTCATTTTTATATCAAGAAGCGTACCGATTCTACTTGGGAGGTTACTTACATACCAAATATGCGCTACAGGTGTTACAAGCTCAATATGACCGAATCTTTCACGTCTTACTTTTGAAGTAGTAACTTTTACACCACATTTTTCACACACGATTCCTTTGTAGCGCATTTTTTTGTATTTACCGCAAAGACATTCGTAATCGTTAATAGGACCGAAAATTTTCGCACAGAAAAGCCCGTCGCGTTCCGGTTTTAGAGTTCTATAGTTAATAGTCTCAGGTTTTTTAACTTCACCGTGAGACCAAGAAAGAATCTCTTCAGGGCTTGCTATTTTTACTTGTACCGCATCGATATCTTGCGGTCTGTTTTCTTCGTCCCAGTCAAGTTTTACGTATTTAAAATTCTTCATTGTCTTCTTCCTTTTTATAAAACTCTAAATCAAGTCCAAGTGCTCTAAGCTCTTTAGATAATACAAAGAATGTTTCACTAAGCCCTTCAATCGGAACGTTTTCTCCTCTTGTTAGAGCTCTATACGCTCTATTTCTACCTTCAACATCGTCCGATTTCGTAGTTAGCATCTCTTTTAGGTTGTATGCCGCACCGTAAGCTTCAAGTGCCCATACTTCCATTTCCCCGAATCTTTGTCCACCGAATAGTGCTTTACCACCTACAGGTTGTTGAGTAATCAAGCTGTACGGTCCGATACTTCTTGCGTGAACTTTATCATCAACAAGGTGATGTAGTTTTAACATATACATATATCCGACATTAACTCTCTCTTTAATAGGCTCACCCGTTCTTCCGTCATAAAGTTGAGTTTTTCCATCTTCCGGAATTCCTGCAAGTTCGAATAGTTTTTTGAATTCTTCTTCAGTAACACCCTCGAATACAGGAGTTGAGAATTTAACTCCTTTAGCCCAATCTTGAGCATATTTTAATAACTCTTCGTTTGTTAAGCTATCAAGGAATTTTTCAAAATGTTCTCCGAAATGAGCCACTTTTACTATTTCTTTCATTTTGGC encodes:
- the rpoC gene encoding DNA-directed RNA polymerase subunit beta' produces the protein MKNFKYVKLDWDEENRPQDIDAVQVKIASPEEILSWSHGEVKKPETINYRTLKPERDGLFCAKIFGPINDYECLCGKYKKMRYKGIVCEKCGVKVTTSKVRRERFGHIELVTPVAHIWYVSNLPSRIGTLLDIKMKDLERVLYYEAYVVYEPGDAPVKRGDVLVEEEYRKLVELYGDTGFHAEMGAEIIRKMLEELDLPEMYYSLKEELKNTKSEARKKEIVKKLKIVEGFLNSDNRPEWMIMSVIPVLPPDLRPLVALDGGKFAVADVNDLYRRVIHRNQRLKRLIELDAPEIIIRNEKRMLQEAVDALFDNGRRGNTIKGANKRPLKSLSDIIKGKTGRFRQNLLGKRVDYSGRSVIVVGPNLRMDQCGLPKKMALELFKPHLIGKLEEKGYATTIKQAKKHIEEKTPEVWECLQEVVDQYPVLLNRAPTLHKLSIQAFHPVLIDGNAIQLHPLVCAAFNADFDGDQMAVHVPLSQEAIAEAKILMLSSMNILLPASGKAIAVPSQDMVLGVYYISLIKDGVKGEHKLFASPEEVLIAFDEGAVDLHAKIKVKVKGEIVETTPGRMILHSITPDFVPVEMYNKIMKKKDISALVDYVYKVGGLKVTAEFLDKLKDLGFRYAAKVGVSISMADIIVPEDKPKIIQEALQKVKEVQEQYKKGLLTEQERYNKIIDIWTKVDNDIKEKLLEIMKKDKDGFNSIYMMADSGARGSASQIKQLAGMRGLMAKPNGEIIETPIISNFKEGLNVLEFFISTHGARKGLADTALKTASAGYLTRKLVDVSQNFRVTMQDCGTHEGVEVTDITDGSTLVESLEERIYGRVLADDVYDPITNEVLFTEGTLITEEEAKEIVRKGVKSVKVRSALTCKAPKGICAKCYGMNLAERKLVKVGEAVGIIAAQSIGEPGTQLTLRTFHTGGIAGSTQEERQIVASKYGYIRYYNIETYDRDGKRIVANRRNAAVLLVEPKLKAPCDGIVKVETQHEEVIIEVHCDDGSIKRYSLRKNDIVKGTELAGIAGKTEGKLYIPYKDQKVNKDDAIVEVIKEAWYVPQRIPYGAELKVADNEPVPQKVESKASGIIKYYKLTGDHLERVYDLKAGTEIGYDNEFKGLFAVVVDANDREADRYYIVRGSKILKDDNAEVKAGEVIAEPISGESKVVAEWDPFANPILAEADGVVKFEDVIDGFTVTTQIDELTGESRIIVKEYLPKGYHPRILLAAKDKVYEYVLEPKTVIHVQEGTEVKQGDILAKTPKAVAKSTDITGGLPRVNELFEARRPKSPAIISEIDGYVKFGKSIRGKQRLIVEGETSVKEYLVPADRQILVHEGDFVHAGERLTDGQVSSYDILNILGEKALQQYIVSEVQKVYRLQGVNINDKHIELIVNQMLRQVRIVDSGDTKFIEGDLVSRKMFNEENERIKKFGGEPAIAEPVLVGITRAAIQSDSFISAASFQETTRVLTEASIQGKFDYLEDFKENIVLGRVVPVGTGMFYHKDRDLKLEHGEDE